The Hymenobacter sp. DG25A nucleotide sequence AGCCCTGGTGGAAGGCGACAAAGACGTAGCCACCGCCCTGCTTAAGCTGCCGTTTGATCATATTTTCTTTACCGGCAGTCCGCAGGTAGGTAAAGTGGTGATGCGCGCCGCCGCCGAGCACCTCACCAGCATTACCCTGGAGTTGGGCGGCAAGTCGCCGGTGGTGGTGGATGAAACCGCCGACCTGCGCGATGCTGCCGAAAAGTTGATCTGGGGCAAATGCGTAAACGCCGGCCAGACCTGCGTGGCCCCCGACTATGTGCTGGTGCACGAAAAAGTGCAGGAGCCGCTGTTAGCGGAGATGCGCACCGCCATCCAAAAGTATTATAACCCCACCGAGGCAGGGGTAAAGGAATCGGCCTCATATGCGCGCATTGTAAACGGCCATCATTTTGCCCGGCTGGCCGGCCTGCTGGAAGAGGCGCAGGTAGCCGGCGCCACCATTGCCCTGGGCGGCAGCATCGATTCAGATCAGTGTTTCATTGAGCCCACGGTGCTCACGCACGTAGCGCCGGAAAGCCGCATCATGCAGGAAGAAATCTTTGGGCCGCTGCTGCCGGTGGTGCCTTATACTTCCCTGGCAAGCGCCGTCGATTTTATCAATTCCCGCCCCAAGCCGCTGGCCCAGTACATTTTCAGCCGCAGCCGCGAAAACCAGCAGTACCTCATTGAAAACGTCACGGCCGGGGGCGCGGCCATCAACGAAACCATTCTGCACCTGGCCCACGCCGAGCTGCCGTTTGGCGGCGCCGGCAACAGCGGCATTGGCAAAGCGCACGGCCACTTCGGCTTTCTGGCGTTTTCCAATGAAAAAGGCGTGCTGAAACAGCGCCTGGGGCGTACCGGCATCAAGTTGATGTACCCGCCCTACACGCCCAAAGTGCGCGGCCTGATTGAGTTGCTGATCAAGTATTTCTAATAGCTGGTAGCGCGCAGAGTAGCGCAAAGCTCCGGCTTCGCGCACGAGCAGAGCGAGCAGCCGGCGTCTGCATACGTTAGAACTCGCTGAACTCGTCCGCGAAGCCGGAGCTTCGCGCTACTAGTTCGTTGAAAGAAAAACGCTGCAAGCCGACTACTTTACGCGGAAAAGCCCGATATTTTCCGGGGCGCAGCCATTTTGTTGCGCCAGGCTGCAACTCGCTTTTCTGGGGTATGATCTTCTCTGATGCACAACGCGCCGTGCTGCGCGCCTTGGCCGATACCTTTATTCCGGCAGTAGCCGGTCATGCGGAGCAAACGGAGTATTGGCTGCGCGCCGGCTCCGAGGGTGTAGATCTGGATAAGGTGGCCGAGGTTTTGTCCGGGCAGCCCACGGCGGCTCAGCAGGAATTCCGCCAGCTGCTTACCCTGCTCGATACCCCCGCGCTGGGCCTGACGTGGTTTGGGCCGCTGCGCCCTTTCACCCATCTGCCGCCGGCGCAGCGGGAGAAAATGCTGCAAAGCTGGGCCCAGAGCAACGTGCCGCAGTTACGCAAAGGCTTTCAGGCCCTGCGCAAGCTGTTTTCCTTTCTGTTTTATGGCGATGCGCCCGCTACCGGCCCCAACCCCGTGTGGGCCGCCATTGGCTACCCCGGTCCGCAGCCCGATGATGCGCCGGTAGACACCCCCAGGCCCATCCGCACGCTGCGGCCCACCACCGATACCACCCTGGATTGCGACGTGTTGATTATTGGCAGCGGCGCCGGGGGCGGCGTAGTGGCCGGGGAGCTGGCCGCCGCCGGCTACGATGTGCTGGTGGTGGAAAAAGGCCCGTACT carries:
- a CDS encoding aldehyde dehydrogenase family protein, with the protein product MAFNATSPLPAAPRVDTLRALFEQQRQHQPVLRRATAAERGQRLRRLSDWITANRLAIQEAHFADFRKPAAETDLTEIWPSLGEIKHTLAHLKQWMRPRKVKTPLSLLGTTSWVQFEPRGVCLIISPWNYPFYLAVDPLISALAAGNCCIIKPSELTPHVAALLRRMVEEVFEPREVALVEGDKDVATALLKLPFDHIFFTGSPQVGKVVMRAAAEHLTSITLELGGKSPVVVDETADLRDAAEKLIWGKCVNAGQTCVAPDYVLVHEKVQEPLLAEMRTAIQKYYNPTEAGVKESASYARIVNGHHFARLAGLLEEAQVAGATIALGGSIDSDQCFIEPTVLTHVAPESRIMQEEIFGPLLPVVPYTSLASAVDFINSRPKPLAQYIFSRSRENQQYLIENVTAGGAAINETILHLAHAELPFGGAGNSGIGKAHGHFGFLAFSNEKGVLKQRLGRTGIKLMYPPYTPKVRGLIELLIKYF